A genomic region of Glycine max cultivar Williams 82 chromosome 15, Glycine_max_v4.0, whole genome shotgun sequence contains the following coding sequences:
- the LOC100777663 gene encoding class V chitinase: MANSKNNLILVSTLLMLLQLHFTPSKAAIKGGYWYSESGLAVSNINPSHFTHLFCAFAHLDPNTNKVTISSSDSSQFSTFTQTLQAKNPSVKTLLSIGGGFGPSLAANFSRMARQANTRKSFIDSSIQQARSNNFLGLDLDWEYPSSDTDKTNFASLIKEWKEAVTKESRTSGKAPLFLSAAVAGSDQITPLKYYPGKDVANNLDFVNVMAYDLFTSEGYPTVTQPPAPWNNPRGQFSAEQGVTEWNKTLGVPLNKLNLGLPFYGYKWSLSDSNKNGLFAPAKQGLGAVKYKDIKNVAAQVVFDSTYVTNYCFKGTDWFGYDDTQSISAKVVNAKQKGLVGYFAWHIEQDSNWALSQAASQAWGM; encoded by the exons ATGGCCAACTCGAAGAACAATTTAATTCTAGTTTCCACTCTCCTTATGTTGCTTCAACTCCACTTCACCCCATCAAAAGCCGCCATCAAAGGAGGCTACTGGTACTCCGAAAGTGGCCTTGCAGTTTCCAACATTAACCCCTCTCATTTCACCCACCTCTTCTGTGCATTTGCCCACCTCGACCCCAACACCAACAAAGTCACCATTTCCTCGTCAGACTCATCTCAGTTCTCAACCTTCACTCAAACCCTCCAAGCAAAGAACCCTTCAGTGAAGACCCTTTTGTCCATAGGCGGCGGTTTCGGTCCTTCTTTGGCTGCAAATTTCTCCAGAATGGCAAGACAAGCCAACACCAGAAAATCATTCATAGACTCTTCGATCCAACAAGCCAGATCGAACAACTTCCTCGGACTTGACCTAGATTGGGAGTACCCTTCCTCGGACACAGACAAGACCAACTTTGCATCACTCATCAAGGAGTGGAAAGAAGCTGTGACCAAAGAGTCTAGAACCTCTGGAAAGGCACCACTGTTCTTATCTGCTGCTGTGGCTGGCTCTGACCAGATCACACCTTTAAAATACTACCCAGGAAAAGACGTAGCCAACAACTTGGACTTTGTCAATGTTATGGCCTATGACCTTTTCACCTCAGAAGGGTACCCCACAGTGACACAGCCACCTGCTCCTTGGAACAACCCTAGAGGCCAATTCAGTGCAGAACAAGGGGTCACGGAATGGAACAAAACTTTAGGGGTGCCCTTAAACAAACTGAATCTGGGTTTGCCCTTTTATGGTTACAAGTGGAGTTTGTCAgattctaataaaaatggactctTTGCACCGGCCAAGCAGGGACTTGGGGCAGTGAAGTACAAGGATATCAAGAATGTTGCGGCGCAGGTTGTGTTTGATTCCACTTATGTTACCAATTACTGCTTCAAAGGGACCGATTGGTTTGGCTATGACGACACTCAGAGTATATCTGCAAAGGTTGTTAATGCAAAACAAAAGGGATTGGTTGGATATTTTGCTTGGCATATTGAACAAGATAGCAACTGGGCTCTTTCTCAAGCCG CTTCTCAAGCATGGGGAATGTAG